One segment of Streptomyces sp. NBC_01454 DNA contains the following:
- a CDS encoding Fic family protein, whose translation MLYQTPHLTTDDRRVLEEINSLQEQLHHAAQQVPTKWTQDLRKALTASAIAASNTIEGYQVDAKDVADLMDGERDAVDASEENKAETLAYQQAMTYIQSLHNVGDFSYSKELFNSLHWMLQGHHHPLRLAGQWRRTAIRITAPGDELATDYEGPDVDLLPGLMGELVDWLNDGDLDAHVLVRAAMAHLNLVKIHPWSDGNGRMSRSLQRLVIARGGVLAPEFSSVEEWLGMPGNTWEYYKVLREVGGPVYSPQRDTGPWIRFNLLAYHQQTQRVQRRVDRSNDCWMQLMEAADTFGVTERQITALHEVAMVGRVRRSRYEKAEGINTQQATRDLQALTKAGLLTAVGQTKGRHYVAGPRFPENVLATAQRPHTITNPYA comes from the coding sequence ATGCTGTATCAGACGCCTCACCTCACCACCGACGACCGCCGGGTCCTGGAGGAGATCAATTCCCTGCAGGAGCAGCTGCACCACGCGGCGCAGCAGGTGCCGACGAAGTGGACGCAGGATCTGCGCAAGGCGCTTACGGCCAGCGCGATCGCGGCGTCCAACACCATCGAGGGTTACCAGGTCGATGCGAAGGATGTCGCGGACCTGATGGACGGCGAACGCGATGCGGTGGATGCCAGCGAGGAGAACAAGGCCGAGACGCTGGCCTACCAGCAGGCGATGACCTACATCCAGTCCCTGCACAACGTAGGCGACTTCAGCTACAGCAAGGAGTTGTTCAACTCGCTGCACTGGATGTTGCAGGGCCACCACCATCCGCTGCGGCTGGCCGGCCAGTGGCGTCGCACTGCGATCCGCATCACCGCCCCCGGCGATGAGCTGGCCACCGACTACGAAGGCCCGGACGTCGACCTGCTGCCGGGCCTGATGGGCGAGCTGGTGGACTGGCTCAACGACGGCGACCTGGACGCCCACGTCCTGGTGCGGGCGGCGATGGCGCACCTGAACCTGGTGAAGATCCACCCGTGGTCGGACGGGAACGGGCGGATGTCCCGCTCCCTGCAGAGGCTGGTCATCGCCCGGGGCGGAGTGCTGGCGCCGGAGTTCTCCTCCGTCGAGGAGTGGCTGGGCATGCCGGGCAACACCTGGGAGTACTACAAGGTGCTGCGCGAGGTCGGCGGCCCGGTCTACTCACCTCAGCGCGACACCGGGCCGTGGATCCGGTTCAACCTGCTCGCCTACCACCAGCAGACCCAGCGGGTGCAGCGCCGCGTCGACCGCTCCAACGACTGCTGGATGCAGCTCATGGAGGCCGCCGACACCTTCGGGGTGACGGAGCGGCAGATCACCGCGCTGCACGAGGTGGCGATGGTCGGGCGGGTGCGGCGCTCTCGTTACGAGAAGGCCGAGGGCATCAACACCCAGCAGGCCACCCGGGACCTGCAGGCCCTGACCAAGGCGGGGCTGCTGACGGCGGTGGGGCAGACCAAGGGCCGCCACTACGTCGCCGGCCCCCGCTTCCCCGAGAACGTCCTGGCCACCGCCCAGCGCCCGCACACCATCACCAACCCCTACGCCTGA
- a CDS encoding poly-gamma-glutamate biosynthesis protein PgsC/CapC: protein MIPVIVTPQTAALGIALGLLFSLICYLTTNLSPGGMITPGWLALTLVTDVVRAAMMIGVTALTLAATKLLQRHVILYGKRLFAAVVLSAVLLQTTVMLALQHEFPLLYTAQTLGFIVPGLIAYQLVRQPLAATVVSTTAVTLGTYVVLVAGLLLGALPVG, encoded by the coding sequence GTGATCCCCGTCATCGTCACTCCGCAGACCGCCGCACTGGGGATCGCCCTCGGACTGCTCTTCTCGCTGATCTGCTATCTGACCACCAACCTCTCTCCCGGCGGCATGATCACCCCCGGCTGGCTGGCGCTGACCCTCGTCACCGATGTGGTCCGGGCCGCGATGATGATCGGCGTCACGGCCCTCACCCTCGCCGCGACCAAGCTCCTCCAGCGTCATGTGATCCTTTACGGGAAGCGGCTGTTCGCCGCCGTGGTGCTGTCCGCGGTACTGCTCCAGACCACGGTGATGCTCGCCCTCCAGCACGAGTTCCCGCTCCTCTACACCGCCCAGACCCTGGGCTTCATCGTGCCCGGCCTGATCGCCTATCAGCTGGTCCGCCAGCCGTTGGCGGCCACCGTGGTCTCCACCACCGCGGTGACCCTCGGCACGTATGTGGTGCTGGTTGCCGGGCTGCTGCTGGGGGCGCTGCCCGTCGGCTGA
- a CDS encoding HAMP domain-containing protein, with protein sequence MPMLGGVRPPIAALLCALLAVSALTALGLGTVHEQDVPQALSDAERQIAQDAAGSVGTSINASARAVRRSAASATPAGSSKPAAVLRSLLPTGHPAAGGVLLDPRTGKPLAASGEKVPLTGVDAKDLARPDTGNIAPRVVASGSGAPRLLLFARVTVPVAGRKQDENQDQAGDLRGDQDAEERGLLLVVSEKVAAPAVYGAGRTGQLVDRNGKVCASAPTTGAALTAATGHRALPAAAANAANTANTGVHTGDVSGSVLGDGHNGLRRVTGWASVAAADGKDDVSGLGLTVLTAREVPPAKAGGDHMWFALVAAGVLVVIAVLVTLVLWGTMQRPLLRLHLSAARLANGVGDMPGGREELARPVPVDGFDEPGRIGRALESIRRQLLGETGPEPVPPVRRRPGVRALVLVCALVIAAWGVPLLFLFNRVPAAKAVPAAAVADQRARTEAAADRVQRTLARSRTDLAAAASALSGAPPERASEVLRRERADHPTFRSLYVLDRTGAVVRQVGQQPLRTLVPPTGEGITQVNTSGKIPAIAAYARIPAARNAKGAKKAEDTAPAVVVAEIGVDELNDLVTRPGLGKVWLTDEHHRVLAASVGFEAFEPLPSRRLTRLVAKTDAAPGSAGNPASAVLHAGTAPGEGLSVAAAVPLAPKGPAAGLGWRVVSAEPAAALKLAAYQVQARTVLAGLLALSAGGACLGWLYIVVVRPLRILTGCAERLAGGDRRTVLFPVHHDECGSVTRSLELLRQALVERDRGAGADLAAVPAPSSAP encoded by the coding sequence ATGCCCATGCTCGGAGGCGTCCGCCCACCGATCGCCGCACTGCTCTGCGCCCTGCTGGCAGTTTCCGCGTTAACCGCTCTCGGTCTCGGCACCGTTCACGAACAGGATGTGCCCCAGGCCCTGAGCGACGCGGAACGCCAGATCGCCCAGGATGCCGCCGGCTCGGTCGGGACCTCCATCAACGCAAGTGCCAGGGCTGTGCGCCGCTCTGCGGCGTCGGCCACACCCGCCGGCAGCAGCAAACCGGCGGCAGTTCTGCGGTCCCTTCTCCCGACCGGGCACCCTGCGGCGGGCGGTGTGCTGCTCGACCCGCGCACCGGCAAACCGCTGGCGGCCAGTGGGGAAAAGGTGCCGCTGACCGGGGTGGATGCGAAGGATCTGGCGCGGCCCGATACCGGCAACATCGCGCCCCGGGTGGTCGCTTCCGGCAGTGGCGCACCGCGGCTGCTGCTCTTCGCCCGGGTGACCGTCCCCGTTGCGGGCCGCAAGCAGGACGAGAACCAGGATCAGGCGGGTGACCTGAGAGGGGATCAGGACGCGGAGGAACGCGGACTCCTGCTTGTCGTCTCCGAAAAGGTCGCTGCTCCAGCGGTGTACGGAGCTGGGCGCACCGGGCAACTGGTGGACCGGAACGGCAAGGTGTGTGCGTCCGCCCCCACCACCGGTGCGGCCCTGACGGCCGCTACCGGCCACCGTGCGCTGCCTGCCGCTGCGGCGAACGCTGCGAACACCGCGAACACCGGCGTCCACACCGGCGACGTCTCGGGCAGCGTGCTCGGTGACGGTCACAACGGGCTGCGCAGGGTCACGGGGTGGGCATCGGTCGCCGCGGCGGACGGCAAGGACGACGTCTCCGGCCTGGGACTGACCGTCCTGACGGCCCGGGAGGTGCCTCCGGCGAAGGCGGGAGGCGACCATATGTGGTTCGCCCTCGTGGCCGCGGGCGTGCTGGTGGTGATCGCCGTGCTGGTCACCCTGGTGCTGTGGGGCACGATGCAGCGTCCGCTGTTGCGGCTGCATCTGTCCGCTGCCCGGCTGGCCAACGGTGTCGGCGACATGCCGGGGGGACGTGAGGAGTTGGCGCGGCCGGTGCCTGTTGACGGGTTCGACGAGCCCGGCAGGATCGGCCGGGCGCTGGAGTCGATACGCCGCCAACTGCTCGGTGAGACGGGGCCGGAGCCGGTGCCGCCGGTGCGGCGCCGCCCCGGCGTCCGGGCTCTGGTGCTCGTCTGCGCCCTCGTCATCGCCGCGTGGGGGGTGCCGCTGCTGTTCCTGTTCAACCGGGTACCGGCAGCCAAGGCCGTACCGGCAGCCGCCGTCGCCGACCAGCGGGCCCGCACCGAGGCCGCCGCCGACCGGGTGCAGCGGACCCTTGCCCGGAGCCGCACCGACCTCGCGGCGGCGGCGTCAGCCCTCTCCGGTGCGCCACCCGAGCGGGCGTCGGAGGTGCTGCGGCGCGAACGCGCCGACCACCCCACGTTCCGGTCGCTGTATGTGCTGGACCGCACCGGTGCCGTCGTGCGGCAAGTGGGCCAGCAGCCGCTGCGCACCCTCGTCCCTCCCACCGGCGAGGGAATCACCCAGGTCAACACGTCGGGCAAGATCCCCGCGATCGCCGCCTACGCCCGGATACCGGCGGCCAGGAACGCCAAAGGTGCCAAGAAGGCCGAGGACACCGCCCCGGCAGTGGTCGTCGCAGAGATCGGCGTCGACGAGCTGAACGACCTGGTCACCCGGCCCGGGCTCGGCAAAGTGTGGCTGACCGACGAGCACCACAGAGTGCTCGCGGCGAGCGTCGGCTTTGAAGCCTTCGAGCCCCTTCCCAGCCGGCGCCTCACCCGTCTGGTGGCCAAGACCGACGCGGCGCCCGGCAGCGCGGGCAACCCGGCATCGGCCGTGCTGCACGCGGGGACGGCCCCCGGCGAGGGCCTGTCGGTCGCGGCCGCCGTGCCACTGGCACCAAAGGGGCCTGCCGCCGGACTCGGCTGGCGGGTGGTCTCCGCCGAGCCTGCCGCAGCGCTCAAACTGGCGGCATATCAGGTCCAGGCACGCACCGTGCTGGCCGGGCTGCTGGCCCTGTCCGCGGGGGGCGCCTGCCTGGGCTGGCTGTACATCGTGGTGGTCCGACCGCTGCGCATCCTCACCGGATGCGCGGAGCGGCTGGCCGGCGGTGACCGCCGCACCGTGCTGTTCCCGGTCCACCACGACGAGTGCGGTTCGGTCACCCGCAGTCTGGAACTGCTCCGGCAGGCGCTGGTGGAGCGGGACCGTGGCGCCGGAGCCGACCTCGCCGCTGTCCCTGCCCCCTCGAGCGCACCGTAG
- the pgsB gene encoding poly-gamma-glutamate synthase PgsB: MLFLYVVLLLSCAALLIAGVLEQRRHYAALAQIPTRVLVNGIRGKSSITRLCAGALRGGGLVTVAKTTGTAARFIHPDATEEPVYRKFGIANVVEQIGIVRRAAAYRPCALVIECMAVMPALQEVNQDKLIRSTIGVLCNVREDHLAEMGPTLDDVARSLSRSMPFDGICVTAEQERLHILQEEADKRRCRLIAVDPESVTDEELREFSWFTFKENVAIALAVAELLGVDRATALRGMWDAPPDPGVLSVERYRTPDGKRLRFANVFAANDPESTLMNVRQLEELGAIRRPLNVVINCRPDRVERNGQMGAIVPDLAPETVFLIGHPTKSALDGIPPGSPGRVVDLGGDRRDAQELTHALLAELAPDSSLVAVGNIHGQGELLLDHLGKLAPDHADEPLPVAHPPETEPYSWVGSLNGPTSGAPVPSPSSAHTDAPADSRYETARKPL, from the coding sequence GTGCTTTTCCTCTATGTTGTGCTGCTGCTGAGCTGTGCCGCCCTGCTGATCGCCGGCGTGCTGGAGCAGCGGCGCCACTACGCCGCGCTGGCGCAGATCCCCACCCGGGTGCTGGTCAACGGCATTCGCGGCAAGAGTTCGATCACCCGGCTGTGCGCGGGGGCGCTGCGCGGCGGTGGTCTGGTCACCGTGGCCAAGACCACCGGCACCGCTGCCCGGTTCATCCACCCGGACGCCACCGAGGAGCCGGTGTACCGGAAGTTCGGCATCGCGAACGTCGTCGAGCAGATCGGCATCGTCCGGCGCGCGGCGGCATACCGGCCGTGCGCCCTGGTGATCGAGTGCATGGCGGTGATGCCCGCACTTCAGGAGGTCAACCAGGACAAGCTGATCCGCTCCACCATCGGCGTGCTGTGCAACGTGCGCGAGGACCACCTCGCCGAAATGGGGCCGACGTTGGACGATGTGGCCCGCTCGCTGTCCCGGTCGATGCCGTTCGACGGGATCTGCGTCACCGCCGAGCAGGAGCGGCTGCACATCCTCCAGGAGGAGGCGGACAAGCGGAGGTGCCGCCTGATCGCCGTCGATCCGGAGTCGGTCACCGACGAGGAGCTGCGCGAGTTCAGCTGGTTCACCTTCAAGGAGAACGTCGCCATCGCGCTGGCCGTGGCCGAACTGCTCGGTGTGGACCGGGCCACCGCACTGCGCGGTATGTGGGACGCGCCGCCGGACCCCGGTGTGCTCTCCGTCGAGCGCTACCGCACACCGGACGGCAAGCGGCTGCGCTTCGCCAATGTCTTCGCCGCCAACGACCCCGAGTCGACGCTGATGAACGTCCGTCAGCTGGAGGAGCTCGGTGCGATCCGCCGCCCGCTGAACGTGGTGATCAACTGTCGCCCGGACCGGGTGGAACGCAATGGGCAGATGGGAGCGATCGTCCCCGACCTGGCCCCGGAGACGGTGTTCCTCATCGGGCATCCGACCAAGAGCGCCCTCGACGGCATCCCGCCGGGCTCGCCGGGCCGGGTGGTGGATCTGGGCGGCGACCGGCGCGACGCGCAGGAGCTGACCCACGCCCTCCTCGCCGAACTCGCCCCGGATTCCTCGCTGGTGGCCGTCGGCAATATCCACGGCCAGGGCGAACTCCTCCTGGATCACCTCGGCAAGCTGGCCCCGGACCATGCCGACGAGCCGCTTCCGGTCGCGCACCCGCCCGAGACGGAGCCGTACAGCTGGGTGGGGTCGCTGAACGGCCCGACGTCCGGCGCACCTGTCCCGAGCCCCTCCTCCGCCCATACCGATGCCCCTGCCGATTCCCGGTACGAAACCGCAAGGAAGCCGCTGTGA
- a CDS encoding ArnT family glycosyltransferase: MATAPLTRDPADSRPRTDGITRTLRATLRQRISISRESCALLLILAAATVLYTWAIERAGVHPYYSAAVRSMAADWHAFVFGGLDPSGSLTLDKIPGALWPQALSVRLLGPYNWAAVLPQVLEGLLAVWALHRIVRAWAGPLAGLLAALALTLTPVTVALNRHNIPDTLLVLLLVLAAGSLQKAVRTGKLLPLLVCGTWVGLAFQAKMVQAWLVLPVFAAVYQLAAPGSWWDRARRLLLAGITALVVSCSWLLLVWVTPAASRPYLDGTTNNNPFTLVFGYNGLSRFGHDPHALGAVAGTAASRTTGNTGWTMVVNQSVGPQIAWLLPLAVLALALGVWWRAGRPRTDGPRTGFLLWGGWLVMHLVVFSNSNGNHGYYMAVLAPALAALTGGGIALFRSEYHTGGRRRAALPVAVGLTALWAAVIDGPHSEFAPWLLPVVLMLGLCGTVGLWTSGPHTTRPAVHSALAASLAAVLLAPAVWAASCLNPRYPGSPIEPLAGPVGPGFHGTHHHRAKVLRNPLNTPSTRDTALLKYLSAHRSGEKYLLATQAAYGAEPLLRATPQPMLVMGGFTGLTPYPTARRLSDLVSTHQLRYTLLTTRRPSTPASAWVKRSCTAISPRAYGQTSDGSFTLYDCAGGT; the protein is encoded by the coding sequence ATGGCCACCGCCCCCCTCACCCGGGACCCCGCCGACAGCCGCCCCCGCACGGACGGCATCACACGCACCCTCCGCGCCACGCTCCGTCAACGAATATCCATCAGCCGGGAGTCCTGCGCCCTGCTGCTGATCCTGGCAGCTGCCACGGTGCTTTACACCTGGGCCATCGAGCGTGCCGGGGTGCACCCGTACTACAGCGCGGCCGTGCGGTCTATGGCGGCGGACTGGCACGCCTTCGTCTTCGGCGGGCTCGACCCGAGCGGCTCGCTCACCCTGGACAAAATCCCCGGGGCGCTGTGGCCGCAGGCCCTTTCCGTCAGGCTCCTCGGACCGTACAACTGGGCGGCGGTACTGCCGCAGGTGCTGGAGGGCCTCCTCGCCGTCTGGGCGCTGCACCGGATCGTCCGTGCCTGGGCCGGCCCCTTGGCAGGGCTGCTCGCCGCGCTGGCACTCACCCTCACCCCGGTCACCGTCGCGCTCAACCGGCACAACATCCCCGACACCTTGCTCGTTCTGCTGCTGGTCCTCGCGGCGGGATCGCTGCAGAAGGCCGTCCGCACCGGGAAACTGCTGCCGCTGCTCGTCTGCGGAACATGGGTGGGGCTGGCCTTCCAGGCCAAGATGGTGCAAGCCTGGCTCGTCCTGCCGGTCTTCGCCGCGGTGTACCAACTGGCGGCACCCGGCTCCTGGTGGGACCGGGCCCGGCGGCTGCTGCTCGCCGGGATCACCGCACTAGTCGTCTCCTGCTCCTGGCTGCTGCTGGTATGGGTCACCCCCGCCGCGAGCCGTCCCTACCTCGACGGAACCACCAACAACAACCCCTTCACCCTGGTCTTCGGCTACAACGGGCTGAGCCGCTTCGGCCACGACCCGCACGCGCTGGGCGCCGTCGCCGGCACCGCCGCCAGCCGCACCACCGGGAACACGGGGTGGACCATGGTGGTCAACCAGAGCGTGGGCCCGCAGATCGCCTGGCTCCTGCCGCTCGCCGTACTGGCCTTGGCGCTGGGCGTGTGGTGGCGCGCCGGACGACCGCGCACCGACGGGCCGCGGACAGGGTTCCTGCTCTGGGGCGGCTGGCTGGTGATGCACCTCGTGGTCTTCAGCAACTCCAACGGCAACCACGGCTACTACATGGCCGTACTGGCCCCGGCCCTCGCCGCGCTGACCGGGGGCGGAATCGCCCTCTTCCGGTCCGAGTACCACACCGGTGGCCGACGTCGAGCGGCACTGCCCGTCGCAGTCGGGCTCACGGCACTGTGGGCCGCGGTAATTGACGGCCCGCACAGCGAATTCGCGCCCTGGCTGCTGCCGGTGGTGCTGATGCTCGGCCTGTGCGGGACCGTCGGCCTGTGGACCAGCGGGCCCCACACCACACGGCCGGCGGTGCACAGCGCCCTGGCGGCGTCCCTGGCGGCCGTACTCCTCGCCCCGGCCGTCTGGGCCGCCTCCTGCCTGAACCCGCGCTACCCCGGCTCACCGATCGAACCCCTGGCCGGACCGGTCGGCCCCGGTTTCCACGGTACGCACCATCACCGGGCCAAGGTCCTCCGAAACCCCTTGAACACACCGTCCACGCGGGACACCGCACTGCTGAAGTACCTCTCCGCGCACCGTTCCGGCGAGAAGTACCTGCTCGCCACCCAAGCCGCCTACGGCGCCGAGCCCCTGCTGCGCGCCACCCCGCAACCCATGCTGGTCATGGGCGGCTTCACCGGCCTGACCCCCTACCCGACCGCACGACGGCTCAGTGACCTGGTCTCCACCCACCAACTGCGCTACACCCTGCTCACCACGCGCCGCCCGTCCACACCGGCATCGGCCTGGGTGAAGAGAAGCTGCACCGCCATCTCCCCACGTGCCTACGGTCAGACCTCGGACGGAAGCTTCACCCTCTACGACTGCGCCGGCGGCACATGA
- a CDS encoding NlpC/P60 family protein: MGTHPTPSGRPSRRQVLACAAGLASAGAITGYAWHHFRSGVPGSDVPVPAGGYRFERRAAPARTVVRAADDRVLATFTDGARTALLTGPTRTWSEPRTTGAVVRSDAWVRLMGDAWSQGKERTHWFREWFPKALADRSPDVFAVAFQYGDGAPDLRTASGRRYAGNARFGPRVPGQSETSFHYRDEKSDFYDYLGVPWTFPDGVRKYPEKERYGAVDCSGFMRLVWGYRMGYPMHATNSPGIGLPRRAYAIATRAPGVLLIPNTGRPPADFSQLLPGDLVFFAIDIGRPHGIDHCGIYLGPDTDGRPRFYSSRSRANGPTMGDLAGRATLDGPGFYAQGFRMARRL; the protein is encoded by the coding sequence ATGGGCACCCACCCCACCCCGTCCGGCAGGCCCAGTCGCCGTCAGGTCCTGGCCTGCGCCGCCGGTCTGGCCTCCGCCGGAGCGATCACCGGATACGCCTGGCACCACTTCCGAAGCGGCGTGCCGGGCAGTGACGTCCCGGTACCGGCCGGCGGCTACCGCTTCGAGCGCCGCGCCGCGCCCGCCCGTACGGTGGTGCGCGCCGCCGACGACCGCGTGCTGGCCACCTTCACCGACGGCGCCCGCACCGCGCTGCTGACCGGCCCGACCCGTACCTGGAGCGAGCCGCGCACCACCGGCGCGGTGGTGCGCAGTGACGCCTGGGTACGGCTGATGGGCGACGCATGGAGCCAGGGCAAGGAGCGCACCCACTGGTTCCGCGAGTGGTTCCCCAAGGCGCTGGCCGACCGCAGTCCGGACGTCTTCGCCGTGGCCTTCCAGTACGGCGACGGGGCACCCGATCTGCGCACCGCATCGGGCCGGCGCTACGCCGGCAACGCCCGCTTCGGGCCGCGTGTCCCCGGGCAGTCGGAGACGTCGTTCCACTACCGCGATGAGAAGTCCGACTTCTACGACTACCTCGGCGTTCCCTGGACCTTCCCGGACGGCGTCCGCAAGTACCCGGAGAAGGAACGCTACGGAGCCGTGGACTGCTCCGGCTTCATGCGCCTGGTCTGGGGCTACCGGATGGGCTACCCCATGCACGCCACCAACAGCCCGGGGATCGGCCTGCCCCGCCGGGCCTACGCCATCGCCACCCGGGCCCCCGGCGTGCTGCTGATCCCGAACACCGGCCGGCCACCTGCCGACTTCAGCCAGCTGCTCCCCGGCGACCTCGTCTTCTTCGCCATCGACATCGGCAGACCGCACGGCATCGACCACTGCGGCATCTACCTGGGGCCGGACACCGACGGGCGCCCGCGCTTCTACTCCAGCCGCTCGCGGGCCAACGGGCCCACCATGGGCGACTTGGCCGGCCGCGCGACGCTCGACGGCCCTGGCTTCTACGCCCAGGGATTCCGCATGGCCCGCCGCCTGTGA